The uncultured Mailhella sp. genome segment CAGTCGCCGTAGCGGCGGGAGACCAGAAGTTCGGGAGACATGGTGGTGCCTTCAATGACGCCCTGCTCCATGGCGGAGTAGATGTCGGAAAGAGGCAGGGACACCACGGTGACGCCGAGCTTCTTCAGGCGTTCGGCGATCATGGCGCTGTTGGCGTTGATCTTGAGGCCCTTGAGGTCTTCGAGCGTGCGGATGGGCTTGGTGGTGGTGCCGATGACGAGCGAGCCGCTTGCGTGGGTGAAGAGCAGCTTCACGCCGTCGAGTTCCTTGAGAGCCTGGGGATACTTGGCGTACAGGCCCTTCACCAGGGCGGTGCCGTCTTCGAGATAGAGTTCGGGGGAGGAGATGGAAAGGATGCCTTCGTGGAAGGGGAACTGGCCGGAATTGGCCTCGTAGGCGCATTCGGTGATGTCCGCAATGCCGGACTTGACGGATTCAAAGGCTTCGGCGCGGGGGCTGAGGGCTTCGGCGAAGTAGGGTTCGATCTTCAGTCTGCCCTGGCTGCGCTTTTCCACTTCCTGCACCCAGGCCTGAAGGGGGCCCTGCCAGCGGGTGTGGATGGGCGGAATGGGAAGATTGAGGCTCAGCACGTATTCGGGAGCCGCCTGCGCGGATGCGGGAATCATCATGCCCAGAGCCAGCAGGGCGGAACAGAGAAACTTGCCAGCGTTGTTCATCGAGACCTCCGGGGCGGTCGCGGAAAATCACGGCTTGAAGTGTTTTCCGGACGCATTGGAATGAGTAAGAAAAGCTTGCTTGTTATTTAATTAGCAATAACTGTGCCATATTATAATATTTTGTAATTACA includes the following:
- a CDS encoding TRAP transporter substrate-binding protein; translation: MNNAGKFLCSALLALGMMIPASAQAAPEYVLSLNLPIPPIHTRWQGPLQAWVQEVEKRSQGRLKIEPYFAEALSPRAEAFESVKSGIADITECAYEANSGQFPFHEGILSISSPELYLEDGTALVKGLYAKYPQALKELDGVKLLFTHASGSLVIGTTTKPIRTLEDLKGLKINANSAMIAERLKKLGVTVVSLPLSDIYSAMEQGVIEGTTMSPELLVSRRYGDCLKYVTELAVQNTLFYCVINQDVYDSLPEDLRKVLDEVSGDFADKAFANYWESVDVEATKKWRADMGGKEFILFSDADYAKARELMQPPVDEWFESLNKEGLPGADIKKTFYELEGKLGIKWTDSPIYKGYLETVK